The nucleotide window CTACCACCGCGAACATCTCAAGCTCAGTCAGGACCTGCACCTTTACATGGAGTATTGCGGCAATGGCGACCTCGGTCGAGTTATAAAGGACCTGCAGCACAAGGGTCAGCGAGCTCAGGAGAGCTTTGTGTGGAGCATATTCAGCCAGCTGGTCATGGCGTTGTACCGCTGCCACTATGGCGTAGACCCCCCAGATGTGGGAGCCAACGTGCTTGGCCTCACCCAGGGCGGCTCGAGCGGTGCCCCAAAGGCACCGGCTGGTGCAGTGACGATTTTGCACCGTGATCTGAAGCCCGAGAATGGTAAGAGAGATGCCTCCCATGAACATGGCGAGGCTCATGTGGCTCACCTTCATCATGTAGTTTTCTTGGGCGAGGATAACTCTGTCAAGCTCGGTGACTTCGGCCTATCCAAGATGATCAAGTCTCACGACTTCGCCTCGACGTACGTCGGTACACCCTTCTACATGTCACCCGAAATCTGCGCCGCAGAAAAGTACACGCTCAAGTCGGACATCTGGTCCTTGGGGTGCATCATCTACGAGTTGTGCTCGCGTGAGCCCCCGTTCAACGCTAAAACGCACTTCCAACTCGTCCAAAAGATCAAGGAGGGGAGGGTCGCTCCGCTGCCAGACATGTACTCACCGGAGCTCAACCAGGTCATCAAGGACTGCCTCAAAGTCAACCCGGACCGACGGCCGGACACGGTGCAGCTGCTGAACCTGCCGGTCGTCAAGCTCATGcgcaaggagaaggaagCCGTCGATCTGAACAAGGCGCTCAAGCTACGGGAGGAGGCACTtaagaagaaggaaaaggagcTGAACGAGCGTCTTGCCAGCCTTGACCGCGAAAGGAACGCCGCTCGCGATGAGATCGAGGCGTCTCTCCGACGCGAGTGGGAGGTCAAGGCACGCTTGGAGATTGATCGCCTAGCCAACGCCGAAATCGACCTGCTGCAGAAGCGCTTCGAAGAAGAGGTCAGGCAGCGCGTCGATTCAGAGCTgcagaggaggaagccgaTGGCTCCCGTTCATGACGAGATTCCCGTCGATGAGTatgcctcctccgccgcgagATCAGAGCATCCCTATTCctccgtcggcgccgccagcggcgacgagttcccgtcgacgacggacaTCACTGAATATTCCCTCGATAGCCCCGACGCGTCCAAAGAGTCTAAGCGTAGCGCGCGAACGCCATTTGGCCGTGCGCAGACCATGTTTGCTGGGGTCGCGGGCACGCCCATGGATATTGAGATGGCCTCGCCGAGCCCTATCGCGATAgcctcgctgtcgctgtcgccaCGCCGAAACGGCGCGACcaaggcgccgacgacgcatTCTGGCAACATCTTTGCGGCCCACAATGCGGCCAACGGTGACCCTAAATGGGATCTACACCGCGAGCCGACATTCCCCGagtcggacgacgatgacgtgATGATACCTTCTCCAACGCGGCACATCAAGTCGACCAAAAACCCGTTCACTGCCAAGGATCGCCCGGTCCTCACTTCACAAAAGTCGTGCCCTGCAAACCGCCTTAGGACCAAGACCTCTAACTCGGGTCTAGTCTCTAAGGCGGTTGCCGGCACCGCGGCCTCCACCTCGCAGCCCGAGCCTCGAACCCGCTCGCCCGTCCGTCAGATCAGCAAGATACCCTCAGTTGCCAACCTACAATCCGAGCAAGGATCCAGTGCAGGCGGCCTATCCCGCAAGAACTCCGTCAAGAAGGACACGGCGGCCGTCACTGCGGCTGGAGGCGACGCGCTGACCAaggtggcggccaagaacaACATCAAGGGCCGCACTCTGGTGGAACTGCAGCAAGCACGCGCCGGAGGACGGCCACTGAGTGTTGTCGTTGGAGAGAACGTCAGCCCGAAGAGAGCAGCGTTTCGAGATCGCATCGCCGGCGAGAGACGAGCGAGCGGTtccaccggcagcggcaatgGTGGTGAGCCAGTCGCCGTCTGGGACCCCGAGAGGGATGAGATGCCCAGCCCATTCCTCGTGCGTCAGCGTCGAATCGCAAAGGCATAGGAGTCTCTTTTGCGCTAGAACATGGGCACCGCACCCGGCCGAGTGCGCTGTCACGCGCCGAGCTCAGGATCATGACGGAGGCGTTTTTGCATTATCATATCGCCaccttctttttcttttcctttgTCTCTTTCGCTATTACTCGCCTTTATTTGCCGTATTCCAACGGCGTGGAGCGGAAGTCGGTGTTGAATagatggggggggggggggcgggggcaggTGGCATGTCACTTTCACAATCATGTTCATCGGTTGGAGGGCTGGTGCAGCTCAAgagccgccgcacgccgTTACGCATGACGGCATCTCATGGAGTTTTCGGGTTTGGGCGTTTCTCGCTTTGTGGTTCTTCCCTTTTCACGGCGCGATTCTTTGCGTGCCTTTCTTTGCCTTGAGGCGCAGCTTGAGCCCTGGCTCATCATCTTTGGTCCTGTCTGTTTCACATCATCTCCGTTGGGGGGCTCACCAGAGCAAGACACCTTGAGCAAGGGCTGCCGCGTGGTCGATATTATTGGGGGCTTCCTGGACacggagaggggaggggaaagggaaagggggacGGGGTCTCAGGGGTTGGCGTTGGACAGATGCTTTGTCGATTGTAGCAGCACGTGTACGCATAGAGGGgtgcccgcctcgcctcgccgtgcCTCTCTCAgaggcgacggacgacggacAGGACCCTGATGAGACATTATAAAGAATGGAACAGAGAGGTGTCCCAGGTGTGTCCCAACCAACGAGCGCGTCCGCGGCCTAGGGGATCGAccgtgagagagagagagagcctgTCGTACAGTgctgccgacggcggtgaccTGGGCatcatgccatgccatgccatgcacaCTGATAGATGGTGGATGTGACGCTTCGGTGCACGCAGaacctacctgcctgccctaTCAGCTTGATGTTTGGGGCGTCATGGGTGAGACGGGGGGCACCTGTCACTTGCGAGACATGTAGTCATTCCATCCAGTCACTTCTAgcatggacggcggcggttcCGACAAAacggcctgcctgcgcctggaATCGaaccaccactaccaccaccaccaccaccaccgcccgccacccGAGGGACACACACCGACAGGCGCACAATGTATCTTCTCCTCTCTTTGCCGCCCAGAAGATGGAAGGGGAAAAGGCccctggcgatgatgggTCGTCAGCTGGATCCTACTTGCGGGCACGGTGCAACTGGCCAACCAAGATCCCGACTTACACCGAAATTtgcacgtcgaggccggcgcagACTTGAGCTCTCCCCCAAAACCCCTCTTGCTTTCATTCAGTAGCTGTTCTACCTGGGCGTCCTGGTGCCAATGGCACCTCTGTTTGACTTGGTACAATGAGCTGCTCAGGGCGATTCCTTGCAGAAACCGCCGATCGAGATCATCTTTGTGCAGTGATACGCTTCTCGTCGGCCCATGCCATCACCACCTTTCCCCTCCTACACCTGAACCCGGTGTTCTGGTTTCGTCGGCACTCCAGCGCCGACCGCCTTTCCCCAAGATGCCGCCTCGGTCTTGGGGATCAGCAACCCTCCTCGCAGTCCACATGTGAGACAGACCCTTTTGCGGGGGGCCTTCAATGCTGGGAGAGCAGCTAGAAATGTTCATGGAGCAAATTCCACTGGGTATAAAAAGGCGGTTCAAAAGACGTATATCCCCTCCGCTGACAGacatccatccctcccagAGACAGAAAAAGCAATAAGTGGCCAAAGTTCGGTGGGTTGTTCGTGAGAAACACCAATTTTCTAACCCTTCCGTTGCGGTGCGCCCCAAAGCGGGGATGTATCCGGCATCCGAAACAAGCGCAAAATGTAAGAGCAGAGTGAGCCCCTCAGCAGTAGCGCGTGGACGCCAGAGGGTGACAAAAGGAAACAAACAATAGCGAAAACAGGTGCGTAAACCAACGCCAAATTAACAGAGTCCCACGAGCCGTGAGGCCGATACCCATCTTTGCCCAGCCGCGAGGCCTCGACCCATCTTGGTGTTATCCAGTCCAACTTCAGCTTCCAAGATATCTCCCTCGTACATTTTGAGAAACCCGTGAACACACTTTCGGGCGAGTAGGGCGCAAAGTGCGTCGTAGCAACCAGTGCTGTGGTATTCTTTGCCCGGGCATCTTTCGCGTCGTCTTGTGCTGCCGGTTGAAATCCGATTTCTTTTTGGCCCCGTGGCCGCTGTTTGTCTACCGTGCTATGCACGCGATGCGTACCAAGACGCAGCCTGACCTGCGCCATGTGTTGCGCAAGCCGCAACAAGCGGCCACTTAGTGCTTGTGCTTGTGGGAGGAGCCGTGGCGGTGTGAGTGCGaatggccgtggccgtggcggtgcgATGAATGGTGCGATGAGTGTTTGTGGTGTcggctcgacgagccgctcgTCTCCAGGTCTctctcgagctcctcgacccGCTGACGGTACCCTTTGACAATTTCCTTGATGTGAGCTATCCGGTCAAAATccacctcgagctcgtcgagctggcgaAGGATCTCCGTGTATCGGGCGAtctccgcgtcggcgccgtcaatgATGTTGCCCGCCCGGTCATACTGGACTTGAGTGAACATTTGGGCCTGTTCGCTGAGGTAGCGGATGTTGTGCTCTATCCCGGCCATGAGCCGGTCAAAGTATCTCCCGAGGGCCGTTAAGGAAGAGCTATCGAGCAGCAACAAGCCTTGGCTGCTAGCTCTGCTGGCCGCCCgggagctcgtcgagcctccgccggcgcttCCGCCCAACGCTGCCTGACCTTGGCGCAAGAGCTGGATCTCTTCCGCCGTGAGGCCCAATTGCGTGTCTGGCACAGCGTTggtcgccatggcgagccTGCGCGCAaggcgctgcggcgcctgGAATAAGAGGAGCTGTCAAgtcggccggcgacgagaaATGTGCGCGCGGGGAGAGTGGGCGGTGACGTTGCGGCTATTGGGCACCGACGGATGACGTTGGgaggggcgtcgcggcggatTTCGGATGCGGGCGGGAGCATGAGGTTGCGAGCGGTGATTGCCTTTGAACTGGCCGAAGTATTGCGCCGAGCATCATGGTAGTAGGGCAGCGACAgtggcgaggtcgacgggcatggccgcaggcagcgcaggcgaagacgacgacgagagagaTGATGGGTTGAGTCGTGGTTTGAGCCGGGAAAAGCAAGAGGGCTGAAGGCGCCCAGCGGGATGTCCCAAGCTAAGCGCGGCTACGGAGGGGGGGTTTGGCGCAAGCTCGGCCTGGGGACAAGGTGTTAGGGCAGCCCTGTGATTGGAGAATGCCGCGGTGCAACCAGAAACGAGTCGGGCGGTTCGACGTCTCCGCGAGACAGGCTGCGCCAAGGTCGCAGATGATGGGATAGCGAGAACCAGTGAATGGGCCGCCCACTCGGCCTGCCTCCTGTTGCGATGGGTGAAGAGGCGGAGAGGGTGACGATGAAGAGACGGTGTCTGGCGCCTTTTGCTGCCACTGCCCCGGCGAGGTGGTGTGAGAGAGTCGGCTTATAGGGTGGCTCAAGCAGGTGGTCGGTCCATCTGGGGCATGCGgagagctgctgcaggtgtTCGCGCAGGCACTGCAGGCGACTTGCAGCGAGTGGAACGTGCCCCTGTTCCTGCTTCTCTTGGACGGCGTCTCGCAGCTCGAACGGGGCCGGCGCACAGAGTCGGGCCTGCCTAGCCGTGATCACCTGGTAGTGCTTTCTGCCTGGGATCGTGCGGCCGGGTTCCAGAAAGTTGAGGTCAAACGGTGTGCGGCaaggaggggaaggaggacgaggacgaggacgaggaggaggtggtggtggtggtggtgatgcgggGAGGATGTAAGTTACTACGAGGATTACAAGGGGTGGAGGGTGATGTCGAGTACGCCAGGTTGATGGTAGACGACGTCAGGAAACGAAACGAAGGAAGGAGCGACGTGACGAACAGCACCGCGGGCGGAAGGAAGTGCACGCGGGCGGAGAGGGTGGCACAAAGAGGCAGGAGCGTTCAAAGACGGACCCGGGTTGTgtggctgccctgcccttcTTTCCTTCGTTCTGGCGCTACCTGACCGACCCGGGCCGCTGGATCAAGGAAGGCGCTAAAGAGCGTCAGATGCCACGCGAGAACCAACGACCTTGCTCCTGGGCAGGCACCGGACATATGGGCGACTTGCAACTTCCGTTTGTAATTGCTGAGGCAAGGGGACTTTGGTATTTCCAAGTACGCACAAGGTTACTAATAAGTACCTCTGTCCAGTCTCGCCATGCGAACCgttggcagcagccacacgAACTGCTCCGTCCACGGGCGCTCGTGTGCGCTGAGTCAGTCAGTCGCTGCCCTGgaggatggctggctggcaccgCCCCTCACTTAGAGCACTTTGCCTGCCTCTGTCGGCGTTTCCTCACATCCTCTTTACATCACTTTTAACCAAGAACTGATTTCAAGGTTCATTGCACAAAGACGACGCGgcctccccctctcccatCATCGATCGACCTAGCCCCTCTCCTTCTACACATGCGTCGGATTgaagacgccgagggcggcgccgtcgaggttgcCACTGCGACGAGGCACAAGCCGGCGAGATGGTGTGCGACGTGCATCGCGAACTGCTtagcgccggcggcggcgtgttgATGGAGGAATGGAACCTggccaacgcccgccgccgtcaacaccaccagACGGCGCTGCAACCACCACTCTTTTCGCCAGATGATCACGAGCTACCACCGTTGATCATTGGGGTGTTAACCCCTCGCTGCCCCTGCCGTTCCTCGGCCCCGTGCTTAACAGATATCGCAGACATGGAAAGATGCTCACACCCTCTGCGCCCCGcccgtcgtccgcgtccgcccgCGTCTTCCCGCATCCTATCCCGAGCCCGTCAACGTGCCGTCTGCGTACGCTCTGCATCCCGCCTGCATCTCGTCTGCCGTCCCTGCATGCCTGCCCGGGTGCATTGCATGGTGCATGAAGCAGATAGGCCGTGGCTTCCTTGCCATGCTCTTGACAGCGGCCGAATGCTGATGCCGGCCATGGTGCATGCATGTACCTGTATGTGGCGCATCTGTGCCACTTTGAGGCATCCTCGTGGTCGTTCAAGTCTTTTATGTCTTAGAACGGATTGCTAAGGTTGTGACCCCGATGATGCCTCGGGTGGTGCTCTTGGCTTCAACACCAATGCGATTCTGCCTGTGATGTTGCCTATGATGTGAAATGATGCTGATATCGCCCAGCCCTTTGATACAGTACCAAATCGGAGCTCGCAACCCGGAATCCTGCGGCTGCAATGCATGCCGTGAAGGCCTATGCCGGTACGGTCGCAGGTGGCATGACATATGCGATGCTATCCAAGCGAGACATTCGTTCATACATCACATAATTACCGAGGCAAGAACGCTGTGTGCCATGCACATGCAGCAGACTACCAGTGAGGAACTGCTTGGCACGCACCTCTTGCGACCGTGCAAGCCCGGAATCGGGTCTGCGTTTGCCAGCTTGCTGATGCACCTATCTGTGCTAGGATTTAAATTAGCCGTTTGTCTGCTTCTTGTCCACTTGCGCATCGCACAAATGAGACCAGGGAAGTTGGAAAATGAATTAGTTTCCTGACCAATGACTGGTATCGTGGGCCGGAAGCCTGTCTCTACTCTCATCATCACAGCATTTGAACGCGAATGATGAAGGGTTAGCCAGCAAAGCCCCTTTTTACCATGTCCTAGGCATATCCTGGAGGAGAATGACTGCCGTGTCTGTCAGTTCACAAGGACGCCTGCTAAACTCTTTAGCCGAGTAGTTATGCTGGGACTTTCGAGAAAGATCGCCGCGCACAGTGGCTCGCATGTCTTGCAATATGCAAGGTCAACAAACGTTTGAATTGTTGGGAGTTGGGATTCATCCCAACAAAAGCTACATGCGACCTCGTCGTAAATCAATTTGAGCATCGCTATGATATTCAATTCACAGGATGTCCCAGGGACCGGTTATTGAGGTTTACCAGTCTCAGTGAAAAAATGGTTCGCGCAGCAGAACTGCGGTTCCATGCCCTTCATTCGGACCTTTACTTCAGACAGCCCTCGACTGACGAACACTATAGCTATCCCCTTGTACCATACAACCTGCTCAAGATTCAAGAAGGTCCGTGGTGGGGGTGTCACCAACAATCTTGCATAGAGTGCCAAGAGGCTTACTTTCCGGCGAATGCAATGAAACTCCGGCAGCTTCTGAGCCTGATGAGCACATCCCCGCACACAAAGGAACTCTAACTTTGTAGGAGGTCGGGTCGTAGGTACCCCTGGCTGCTCGGCGGTACACTGCGTCGTCATCGTACTGTTGGAGGAAGAACCGGGGCTCATATTGTGAACACGAATTTCAGTACGAGTACGACCCAACGCCAACGTCCTGAGGAATGATGCAGCCATGAAGTCATGTCACGTCTGCATGTACTTGGGACACGCCAAGGACGCTAAGCATAGACACCTGGATTACACTGCAATGCCTCGATGCACATATAGGCAAGCATCGAAACGGATAGAGGATCCGACTCGGGGGGCTCATCTGATGCCCGTGCTCTATGACGTGCTCGTGTGTCAACAGGCATCGAGCCAGGCCAACCGAGCACATTGTTCCATGGTGACAGATAGGTCGTTCATACGGTTAACGAGATGAACCCGGATAAGCCCCTTCCGCCGAGGCGAGTGCGTCGCGGACGACCCCGGTTTGCACGGGAGATCCTCTCCTCTTCATGCGCCGCGCGAGCAAGGATGTACTCATCTCTTAAAGCCACGCCCTGTTGCTCTCCTGCTGCAGTGAGCTTTTCGTACCGTACCCCAGTTCGTCTCAACCAGAGACAATAGGGCACAAGCAAGGGGGGGcacggacgaggcggtgaGAGATAGATTACGTTTTGGTGAACAAAACACGATCACCAGACGCCCCCGTCTAATCGAGATGTGGGAGGCTAGGGAACCAGATCTTGGAGAAAGAGATCCTCGGCAACTTTACAGCCCGTTGTCTAGACCGCCAGAAAAGGGTACAGGCCAGACTTGGGACGTCTCAGTAACATGTCGTGGAAAAGGGGGTCCGGCACATGCAAATGCCCGGCCCGGATCTGCAACTGGGGAAGGtcaggatgacgaggagtGGTGTCTCTCTTTTTCCCTTTCTGCTTCACGATATGACGGGACGGCTGACGCGCTTTACAGTGACGCCCCTGTCTGGTTTTTGTTTGCCACCGGGAGAATATGCTCTGATTGAAGccggaggggaggggagcggagtggtggtgaagatgatgatgaagcaTTGCATGCACATCATGCAGTTCCGGCCCGGGGTGGTCCGTCGTGAGAACGTAGTACTgcttcgtacttggtacgTACAGCACTGTACAATAccatgcgcgcgcggtgGTGCGCAAAAAGGGCCAGGTGGAGCGCATCATCAATACAGAGAGCCTCCTTCCGCTCGATTGGGGAACAGGTTTCAACGCTGAGACTGACGTCCAAGGCTGGTGAAACGACGAGGCTGAAAGGGGGAGGAACACGATCGCATACAGCGCAAGGCATTGACATGGGCGCAAGGTGAAACGCCCCCCGTTCGGATCGTGGCACGTCTGGCACCTGTCTTGTCACACCCGACTCATTGACGATGGGGTTTagtattttttttttccttttgTTTCTGCGTTTCAAAATTCGTCACCCCGTTTGggatttttttttccttttcttcttttGCTTCCTTCAGACCCCTTTCTTCGGGGGAGGccggggcaggcagggaggggcCGGGGACAAAGAAGCTTGCTTCCGTGGTAACTCAAACCGTGTCGCTCGGGTTGTTGCTACCCCGTGTTTGTCGTTGGGTCAAGATCAgacaccaccatcaccactaccaccaccaacctcATCAGCCAAACTCGCCTCAGTAATGTCCGCCTTCGCCCGCCGCTGTGCCGCCTCCGGGGGCCCGAAACCCTTTCTGCCGCGAAGCTAGACAACAAGGTCAAAGGCTAAGACAGCGCGTTTGGGAAgaaccttttttttttctcttcaGATTTTTTTTTGTTTGGATCGcgcggggaaggggggagcCGGAACCAGAGGCTCCGAGGCGTAGCGACGGCAATGCGTGGTCGTTACCTGTAGTTAGTCGGCCATGTCGTGCTTTGGCGGACGTATCCGGGCTGACGATCCGGGTGGAAGACGGACGCGAAAGGGCGTGCATGTATCGCCCGTGTTTCTCGCCCAGTCGGTGCGGTCGAGACCGCAACAACGAATGCTCTAGTCCCCCGTGTAGATGGCATTATTTGCGCATGGTCTGGGATGGTGAATGTCACCAGGGAGACGCGAATGGGTTTGAAGTCCCAGCACGTGGCCGGCAGATGCACGTAGCGTCGCGCATCGACGCATAGCGGCGAGCATCATTCTGGGTAACTCTTACTAGGTAGTGCTAGGCGTACAGTAGTGACTCAGTAGTAAGTCAGTACCTTAGTAGCCTCGTTGCTAGATTGGGCTTTGCCTGGAGCGTCGAGTTACTAGTTATTTACTCCGGCGCCAAAAGGTTGAATGAATCTACGTATAGGGcttgcactgcactgcagcGAATTGCAGAGAGGCTGGCTACCTCACGCACCGGAGATTTGCACGGAGCCCGGGCGGGGTGATGTGATGATGGGAcggggcccgccgcccgaggcaGAGAGAGCTGTCAAGTCAAGTCACGGGCTTAGAAATCGAACGGACGCGCCGGATCAGCCGTCAGactcgctggctggcgacgtgcgtggcgcgcggcggccctgctgggGCGGCCGGCTCCGGCGACCGGCAGCGCCCAACCCAAACCAAGCAAGCCCTCAAGC belongs to Purpureocillium takamizusanense chromosome 1, complete sequence and includes:
- the KIN3 gene encoding Non-specific serine/threonine protein kinase (COG:T~EggNog:ENOG503NU17~BUSCO:EOG092626EQ), whose translation is MTSEDKYETLEKIGHGSFGVIRKVRRKVDGFIMCRKEISYLRMSQKEREQLHAEFQILSHLRHPNIVAYYHREHLKLSQDLHLYMEYCGNGDLGRVIKDLQHKGQRAQESFVWSIFSQLVMALYRCHYGVDPPDVGANVLGLTQGGSSGAPKAPAGAVTILHRDLKPENVFLGEDNSVKLGDFGLSKMIKSHDFASTYVGTPFYMSPEICAAEKYTLKSDIWSLGCIIYELCSREPPFNAKTHFQLVQKIKEGRVAPLPDMYSPELNQVIKDCLKVNPDRRPDTVQLLNLPVVKLMRKEKEAVDLNKALKLREEALKKKEKELNERLASLDRERNAARDEIEASLRREWEVKARLEIDRLANAEIDLLQKRFEEEVRQRVDSELQRRKPMAPVHDEIPVDEYASSAARSEHPYSSVGAASGDEFPSTTDITEYSLDSPDASKESKRSARTPFGRAQTMFAGVAGTPMDIEMASPSPIAIASLSLSPRRNGATKAPTTHSGNIFAAHNAANGDPKWDLHREPTFPESDDDDVMIPSPTRHIKSTKNPFTAKDRPVLTSQKSCPANRLRTKTSNSGLVSKAVAGTAASTSQPEPRTRSPVRQISKIPSVANLQSEQGSSAGGLSRKNSVKKDTAAVTAAGGDALTKVAAKNNIKGRTLVELQQARAGGRPLSVVVGENVSPKRAAFRDRIAGERRASGSTGSGNGGEPVAVWDPERDEMPSPFLVRQRRIAKA
- the KIN3 gene encoding Non-specific serine/threonine protein kinase (COG:T~EggNog:ENOG503NU17) — its product is MCRKEISYLRMSQKEREQLHAEFQILSHLRHPNIVAYYHREHLKLSQDLHLYMEYCGNGDLGRVIKDLQHKGQRAQESFVWSIFSQLVMALYRCHYGVDPPDVGANVLGLTQGGSSGAPKAPAGAVTILHRDLKPENVFLGEDNSVKLGDFGLSKMIKSHDFASTYVGTPFYMSPEICAAEKYTLKSDIWSLGCIIYELCSREPPFNAKTHFQLVQKIKEGRVAPLPDMYSPELNQVIKDCLKVNPDRRPDTVQLLNLPVVKLMRKEKEAVDLNKALKLREEALKKKEKELNERLASLDRERNAARDEIEASLRREWEVKARLEIDRLANAEIDLLQKRFEEEVRQRVDSELQRRKPMAPVHDEIPVDEYASSAARSEHPYSSVGAASGDEFPSTTDITEYSLDSPDASKESKRSARTPFGRAQTMFAGVAGTPMDIEMASPSPIAIASLSLSPRRNGATKAPTTHSGNIFAAHNAANGDPKWDLHREPTFPESDDDDVMIPSPTRHIKSTKNPFTAKDRPVLTSQKSCPANRLRTKTSNSGLVSKAVAGTAASTSQPEPRTRSPVRQISKIPSVANLQSEQGSSAGGLSRKNSVKKDTAAVTAAGGDALTKVAAKNNIKGRTLVELQQARAGGRPLSVVVGENVSPKRAAFRDRIAGERRASGSTGSGNGGEPVAVWDPERDEMPSPFLVRQRRIAKA
- a CDS encoding uncharacterized protein (EggNog:ENOG503P3GK); this translates as MATNAVPDTQLGLTAEEIQLLRQGQAALGGSAGGGSTSSRAASRASSQGLLLLDSSSLTALGRYFDRLMAGIEHNIRYLSEQAQMFTQVQYDRAGNIIDGADAEIARYTEILRQLDELEVDFDRIAHIKEIVKGYRQRVEELERDLETSGSSSRHHKHSSHHSSHRHGHGHSHSHRHGSSHKHKH